A part of Lacerta agilis isolate rLacAgi1 chromosome 7, rLacAgi1.pri, whole genome shotgun sequence genomic DNA contains:
- the EEF1D gene encoding elongation factor 1-delta isoform X4 — protein sequence MRTRKLLYPAEKVWVDKHKYDEAERLHYEREATLAASTAGACQEVVAVNGFCHEEDPVEEEVKGNLWRAGSRKKQKKRKCSPKRKPLDPKVDFVLAGLLADRVWFDKPLFDRAETAYRKKLAEMLLQEASEGLPAAEQSALVPWSEAEVFQGDTRPQRNLAALHCAHGSMMACHHIIQDVWVNKFNFDDAEKLFVEKSQLVALPQTLDLSSTPLHSSSGLTPDEGYVTALPTPSTPAQPTDIIVDTGASPNLPDASIQPVNGKPQVSSLQALVSEVWLEKPIYDDAERCFYTNMFDGHPPGKVRLQECGRPESSKRSRKDKKGRGTGKQAAAGKRGNSNISATAPPDSALSPATWYFMHKDSESAWLSKPTYDSAEAQYYISKASKLASKQESAGLPETMLAKPSQPAALASSAPESHAKNMATSFLMHEKIWFDKFKYDDAEKRYYEQKNGPAASPSCQQSVSSTSAAGPAGDQSELVTRIATLEAENQNLRCVVTDLQLAISRLENRLSLLEKSSTSHHPSPPPPTQHVTPMKKVEPLTHLSRKVELPSASSTRKAESSAAAAAEEDDDDIDLFGSDEEEEDQEAARVREERLKQYAEKKSKKPGLIAKSSILLDVKPWDDETDMAKMEECVRSVQMDGLVWGASKLVPVGYGINKLQIQCVVEDDKVGTDILEEEITKFEDYVQSVDIAAFNKI from the exons ATGAGGAcaaggaagctgctttatccaGCAGAAAAAGTCTGGGTGGACAAGCACAAGTATGACGAGGCAGAGAGGCTCCACTATGAGCGGGAAGCAACCTTAGCAGCTTCCACTGCCGGGGCCTGTCAAGAGGTGGTGGCGGTGAACGGCTTCTGCCACGAGGAGGACCCTGTGGAGGAAGAGGTGAAGGGAAACCTGTGGAGGGCaggaagcaggaagaagcaaaagaaaaggaagtgcTCCCCCAAACGCAAGCCTCTGGACCCCAAAGTGGACTTTGTCCTGGCCGGGTTACTGGCTGACCGTGTCTGGTTTGACAAACCTCTCTTTGACCGGGCGGAAACAGCTTACAGGAAGAAGCTTGCCGAAATGTTGTTGCAGGAGGCATCTGAGGGGCTCCCGGCCGCTGAGCAGTCTGCGCTGGTGCCCTGGTCAGAGGCAGAGGTCTTCCAAGGTGATACGAGGCCACAGAGAAACCTGGCTGCCTTGCACTGTGCCCATGGCAGCATGATGGCCTGCCACCACATCATCCAGGATGTTTGGGTCAACAAGTTCAACTTTGATGATGCTGAGAAGCTGTTTGTCGAAAAATCCCAGTTGGTGGCTCTACCACAGACCCTGGACCTCTCATCCACGCCGTTGCACAGCAGTAGTGGACTAACACCAGATGAAGGCTATGTGACTGCACTGCCTACTCCTTCAACACCAGCCCAGCCTACGGATATCATTGTGGACACCGGTGCGTCCCCAAATCTGCCTGACGCTTCGATCCAGCCGGTGAACGGCAAGCCTCAGGTGTCGAGTTTGCAGGCGCTGGTCTCGGAGGTGTGGCTGGAAAAGCCTATCTACGATGACGCAGAGAGGTGCTTTTACACAAACATGTTTGACGGGCACCCTCCGGGGAAGGTGAGGTTGCAGGAGTGTGGGCGCCCAGAGTCTTCCAAGAGGAGCCGGAAGGACAAAAAGGGCCGCGgcacagggaagcaggcagcagcaggcaaGAGGGGGAACAGCAACATCTCTGCGACGGCACCTCCAGATTCTGCACTCTCACCAGCCACCTGGTATTTCATGCACAAAGACAGCGAGTCTGCGTGGCTCAGCAAGCCCACCTACGACAGTGCTGAGGCGCAGTACTACATCTCCAAAGCCTCAAAGCTGGCAAGCAAGCAGGAGAGCGCCGGATTGCCCGAAACGATGTTAGCAAAGCCATCGCAGCCAGCCGCTCTCGCTTCAAGCGCACCAGAGTCTCATGCTAA AAACATGGCCACCAGCTTCCTCATGCATGAAAAGATCTGGTTTGACAAGTTCAAATATGATGATGCTGAGAAGAGATACTATGAACAGAAGAACGGTCCAGCTGCTAGCCCCTCCTGCCAGCAG AGTGTGAGCAGCACCTCTGCAGCAGGACCGGCTGGGGACCAAAGTGAGCTGGTCACCAGGATCGCGACCCTAGAGGCAGAGAATCAAAACCTTCGTTGTG TGGTTACAGACCTTCAGCTTGCCATCTCCAGACTTGAGAACCGCCTGAGTCTTCTGGAAAAATCATCTACCTCTCATCACCCTTCACCGCCACCACCAACACAG CATGTCACTCCCATGAAGAAGGTGGAGCCGCTGACCCATTTATCAAGGAAAGTTGAGTTGCCTTCTGCTTCGTCTACAAGGAAAGCAGAGTCCTCTGCGGCGGCGGCTGCAGAGGAGGACGATGACGACATCGACCTGTTTGGTAGTGACGAAGAGGAGGAAGACCAGGAAGCTGCCAGAGTTCGGGAAGAGCGGCTCAAGCAGTATGCAGAGAAGAAGTCCAAGAAACCTGGTCTGATTGCCAAGTCTTCCATCCTCTTGGACGTAAAGCCA TGGGACGATGAGACGGACATGGCCAAGATGGAGGAATGTGTCAGATCTGTTCAGATGGACGGTCTGGTTTGGGGAGCCTCCAAACTGGTCCCAGTGGGTTATGGCATCAATAAACTCCAGATCCAGTGTGTGGTGGAAGATGACAAAGTTGGGACAGATATACTGGAGGAGGAGATCACCAAGTTTGAAGATTAC GTGCAGAGTGTTGACATAGCTGCTTTCAACAAGATCTAA
- the EEF1D gene encoding elongation factor 1-delta isoform X1 — MRTRKLLYPAEKVWVDKHKYDEAERLHYEREATLAASTAGACQEVVAVNGFCHEEDPVEEEVKGNLWRAGSRKKQKKRKCSPKRKPLDPKVDFVLAGLLADRVWFDKPLFDRAETAYRKKLAEMLLQEASEGLPAAEQSALVPWSEAEVFQGDTRPQRNLAALHCAHGSMMACHHIIQDVWVNKFNFDDAEKLFVEKSQLVALPQTLDLSSTPLHSSSGLTPDEGYVTALPTPSTPAQPTDIIVDTGASPNLPDASIQPVNGKPQVSSLQALVSEVWLEKPIYDDAERCFYTNMFDGHPPGKVRLQECGRPESSKRSRKDKKGRGTGKQAAAGKRGNSNISATAPPDSALSPATWYFMHKDSESAWLSKPTYDSAEAQYYISKASKLASKQESAGLPETMLAKPSQPAALASSAPESHAKNMATSFLMHEKIWFDKFKYDDAEKRYYEQKNGPAASPSCQQENGASTILRDIARARENIQKSLAGLKTVLQNPHEAPPARRKKQSGRATSVSSTSAAGPAGDQSELVTRIATLEAENQNLRCVVTDLQLAISRLENRLSLLEKSSTSHHPSPPPPTQHVTPMKKVEPLTHLSRKVELPSASSTRKAESSAAAAAEEDDDDIDLFGSDEEEEDQEAARVREERLKQYAEKKSKKPGLIAKSSILLDVKPWDDETDMAKMEECVRSVQMDGLVWGASKLVPVGYGINKLQIQCVVEDDKVGTDILEEEITKFEDYVQSVDIAAFNKI; from the exons ATGAGGAcaaggaagctgctttatccaGCAGAAAAAGTCTGGGTGGACAAGCACAAGTATGACGAGGCAGAGAGGCTCCACTATGAGCGGGAAGCAACCTTAGCAGCTTCCACTGCCGGGGCCTGTCAAGAGGTGGTGGCGGTGAACGGCTTCTGCCACGAGGAGGACCCTGTGGAGGAAGAGGTGAAGGGAAACCTGTGGAGGGCaggaagcaggaagaagcaaaagaaaaggaagtgcTCCCCCAAACGCAAGCCTCTGGACCCCAAAGTGGACTTTGTCCTGGCCGGGTTACTGGCTGACCGTGTCTGGTTTGACAAACCTCTCTTTGACCGGGCGGAAACAGCTTACAGGAAGAAGCTTGCCGAAATGTTGTTGCAGGAGGCATCTGAGGGGCTCCCGGCCGCTGAGCAGTCTGCGCTGGTGCCCTGGTCAGAGGCAGAGGTCTTCCAAGGTGATACGAGGCCACAGAGAAACCTGGCTGCCTTGCACTGTGCCCATGGCAGCATGATGGCCTGCCACCACATCATCCAGGATGTTTGGGTCAACAAGTTCAACTTTGATGATGCTGAGAAGCTGTTTGTCGAAAAATCCCAGTTGGTGGCTCTACCACAGACCCTGGACCTCTCATCCACGCCGTTGCACAGCAGTAGTGGACTAACACCAGATGAAGGCTATGTGACTGCACTGCCTACTCCTTCAACACCAGCCCAGCCTACGGATATCATTGTGGACACCGGTGCGTCCCCAAATCTGCCTGACGCTTCGATCCAGCCGGTGAACGGCAAGCCTCAGGTGTCGAGTTTGCAGGCGCTGGTCTCGGAGGTGTGGCTGGAAAAGCCTATCTACGATGACGCAGAGAGGTGCTTTTACACAAACATGTTTGACGGGCACCCTCCGGGGAAGGTGAGGTTGCAGGAGTGTGGGCGCCCAGAGTCTTCCAAGAGGAGCCGGAAGGACAAAAAGGGCCGCGgcacagggaagcaggcagcagcaggcaaGAGGGGGAACAGCAACATCTCTGCGACGGCACCTCCAGATTCTGCACTCTCACCAGCCACCTGGTATTTCATGCACAAAGACAGCGAGTCTGCGTGGCTCAGCAAGCCCACCTACGACAGTGCTGAGGCGCAGTACTACATCTCCAAAGCCTCAAAGCTGGCAAGCAAGCAGGAGAGCGCCGGATTGCCCGAAACGATGTTAGCAAAGCCATCGCAGCCAGCCGCTCTCGCTTCAAGCGCACCAGAGTCTCATGCTAA AAACATGGCCACCAGCTTCCTCATGCATGAAAAGATCTGGTTTGACAAGTTCAAATATGATGATGCTGAGAAGAGATACTATGAACAGAAGAACGGTCCAGCTGCTAGCCCCTCCTGCCAGCAG GAGAACGGAGCCAGCACGATCCTACGCGACATTGCCAGAGCCAGGGAGAATATCCAGAAGTCGCTGGCCGGA CTCAAGACAGTTTTGCAAAACCCCCACGAAGCCCCTCCAGCACGTCGCAAGAAGCAGTCGGGTCGTGCGACT AGTGTGAGCAGCACCTCTGCAGCAGGACCGGCTGGGGACCAAAGTGAGCTGGTCACCAGGATCGCGACCCTAGAGGCAGAGAATCAAAACCTTCGTTGTG TGGTTACAGACCTTCAGCTTGCCATCTCCAGACTTGAGAACCGCCTGAGTCTTCTGGAAAAATCATCTACCTCTCATCACCCTTCACCGCCACCACCAACACAG CATGTCACTCCCATGAAGAAGGTGGAGCCGCTGACCCATTTATCAAGGAAAGTTGAGTTGCCTTCTGCTTCGTCTACAAGGAAAGCAGAGTCCTCTGCGGCGGCGGCTGCAGAGGAGGACGATGACGACATCGACCTGTTTGGTAGTGACGAAGAGGAGGAAGACCAGGAAGCTGCCAGAGTTCGGGAAGAGCGGCTCAAGCAGTATGCAGAGAAGAAGTCCAAGAAACCTGGTCTGATTGCCAAGTCTTCCATCCTCTTGGACGTAAAGCCA TGGGACGATGAGACGGACATGGCCAAGATGGAGGAATGTGTCAGATCTGTTCAGATGGACGGTCTGGTTTGGGGAGCCTCCAAACTGGTCCCAGTGGGTTATGGCATCAATAAACTCCAGATCCAGTGTGTGGTGGAAGATGACAAAGTTGGGACAGATATACTGGAGGAGGAGATCACCAAGTTTGAAGATTAC GTGCAGAGTGTTGACATAGCTGCTTTCAACAAGATCTAA
- the EEF1D gene encoding elongation factor 1-delta isoform X2 produces MRTRKLLYPAEKVWVDKHKYDEAERLHYEREATLAASTAGACQEVVAVNGFCHEEDPVEEEVKGNLWRAGSRKKQKKRKCSPKRKPLDPKVDFVLAGLLADRVWFDKPLFDRAETAYRKKLAEMLLQEASEGLPAAEQSALVPWSEAEVFQGDTRPQRNLAALHCAHGSMMACHHIIQDVWVNKFNFDDAEKLFVEKSQLVALPQTLDLSSTPLHSSSGLTPDEGYVTALPTPSTPAQPTDIIVDTGASPNLPDASIQPVNGKPQVSSLQALVSEVWLEKPIYDDAERCFYTNMFDGHPPGKVRLQECGRPESSKRSRKDKKGRGTGKQAAAGKRGNSNISATAPPDSALSPATWYFMHKDSESAWLSKPTYDSAEAQYYISKASKLASKQESAGLPETMLAKPSQPAALASSAPESHAKNMATSFLMHEKIWFDKFKYDDAEKRYYEQKNGPAASPSCQQENGASTILRDIARARENIQKSLAGSVSSTSAAGPAGDQSELVTRIATLEAENQNLRCVVTDLQLAISRLENRLSLLEKSSTSHHPSPPPPTQHVTPMKKVEPLTHLSRKVELPSASSTRKAESSAAAAAEEDDDDIDLFGSDEEEEDQEAARVREERLKQYAEKKSKKPGLIAKSSILLDVKPWDDETDMAKMEECVRSVQMDGLVWGASKLVPVGYGINKLQIQCVVEDDKVGTDILEEEITKFEDYVQSVDIAAFNKI; encoded by the exons ATGAGGAcaaggaagctgctttatccaGCAGAAAAAGTCTGGGTGGACAAGCACAAGTATGACGAGGCAGAGAGGCTCCACTATGAGCGGGAAGCAACCTTAGCAGCTTCCACTGCCGGGGCCTGTCAAGAGGTGGTGGCGGTGAACGGCTTCTGCCACGAGGAGGACCCTGTGGAGGAAGAGGTGAAGGGAAACCTGTGGAGGGCaggaagcaggaagaagcaaaagaaaaggaagtgcTCCCCCAAACGCAAGCCTCTGGACCCCAAAGTGGACTTTGTCCTGGCCGGGTTACTGGCTGACCGTGTCTGGTTTGACAAACCTCTCTTTGACCGGGCGGAAACAGCTTACAGGAAGAAGCTTGCCGAAATGTTGTTGCAGGAGGCATCTGAGGGGCTCCCGGCCGCTGAGCAGTCTGCGCTGGTGCCCTGGTCAGAGGCAGAGGTCTTCCAAGGTGATACGAGGCCACAGAGAAACCTGGCTGCCTTGCACTGTGCCCATGGCAGCATGATGGCCTGCCACCACATCATCCAGGATGTTTGGGTCAACAAGTTCAACTTTGATGATGCTGAGAAGCTGTTTGTCGAAAAATCCCAGTTGGTGGCTCTACCACAGACCCTGGACCTCTCATCCACGCCGTTGCACAGCAGTAGTGGACTAACACCAGATGAAGGCTATGTGACTGCACTGCCTACTCCTTCAACACCAGCCCAGCCTACGGATATCATTGTGGACACCGGTGCGTCCCCAAATCTGCCTGACGCTTCGATCCAGCCGGTGAACGGCAAGCCTCAGGTGTCGAGTTTGCAGGCGCTGGTCTCGGAGGTGTGGCTGGAAAAGCCTATCTACGATGACGCAGAGAGGTGCTTTTACACAAACATGTTTGACGGGCACCCTCCGGGGAAGGTGAGGTTGCAGGAGTGTGGGCGCCCAGAGTCTTCCAAGAGGAGCCGGAAGGACAAAAAGGGCCGCGgcacagggaagcaggcagcagcaggcaaGAGGGGGAACAGCAACATCTCTGCGACGGCACCTCCAGATTCTGCACTCTCACCAGCCACCTGGTATTTCATGCACAAAGACAGCGAGTCTGCGTGGCTCAGCAAGCCCACCTACGACAGTGCTGAGGCGCAGTACTACATCTCCAAAGCCTCAAAGCTGGCAAGCAAGCAGGAGAGCGCCGGATTGCCCGAAACGATGTTAGCAAAGCCATCGCAGCCAGCCGCTCTCGCTTCAAGCGCACCAGAGTCTCATGCTAA AAACATGGCCACCAGCTTCCTCATGCATGAAAAGATCTGGTTTGACAAGTTCAAATATGATGATGCTGAGAAGAGATACTATGAACAGAAGAACGGTCCAGCTGCTAGCCCCTCCTGCCAGCAG GAGAACGGAGCCAGCACGATCCTACGCGACATTGCCAGAGCCAGGGAGAATATCCAGAAGTCGCTGGCCGGA AGTGTGAGCAGCACCTCTGCAGCAGGACCGGCTGGGGACCAAAGTGAGCTGGTCACCAGGATCGCGACCCTAGAGGCAGAGAATCAAAACCTTCGTTGTG TGGTTACAGACCTTCAGCTTGCCATCTCCAGACTTGAGAACCGCCTGAGTCTTCTGGAAAAATCATCTACCTCTCATCACCCTTCACCGCCACCACCAACACAG CATGTCACTCCCATGAAGAAGGTGGAGCCGCTGACCCATTTATCAAGGAAAGTTGAGTTGCCTTCTGCTTCGTCTACAAGGAAAGCAGAGTCCTCTGCGGCGGCGGCTGCAGAGGAGGACGATGACGACATCGACCTGTTTGGTAGTGACGAAGAGGAGGAAGACCAGGAAGCTGCCAGAGTTCGGGAAGAGCGGCTCAAGCAGTATGCAGAGAAGAAGTCCAAGAAACCTGGTCTGATTGCCAAGTCTTCCATCCTCTTGGACGTAAAGCCA TGGGACGATGAGACGGACATGGCCAAGATGGAGGAATGTGTCAGATCTGTTCAGATGGACGGTCTGGTTTGGGGAGCCTCCAAACTGGTCCCAGTGGGTTATGGCATCAATAAACTCCAGATCCAGTGTGTGGTGGAAGATGACAAAGTTGGGACAGATATACTGGAGGAGGAGATCACCAAGTTTGAAGATTAC GTGCAGAGTGTTGACATAGCTGCTTTCAACAAGATCTAA
- the EEF1D gene encoding elongation factor 1-delta isoform X5 has protein sequence MATSFLMHEKIWFDKFKYDDAEKRYYEQKNGPAASPSCQQSVSSTSAAGPAGDQSELVTRIATLEAENQNLRCVVTDLQLAISRLENRLSLLEKSSTSHHPSPPPPTQHVTPMKKVEPLTHLSRKVELPSASSTRKAESSAAAAAEEDDDDIDLFGSDEEEEDQEAARVREERLKQYAEKKSKKPGLIAKSSILLDVKPWDDETDMAKMEECVRSVQMDGLVWGASKLVPVGYGINKLQIQCVVEDDKVGTDILEEEITKFEDYVQSVDIAAFNKI, from the exons ATGGCCACCAGCTTCCTCATGCATGAAAAGATCTGGTTTGACAAGTTCAAATATGATGATGCTGAGAAGAGATACTATGAACAGAAGAACGGTCCAGCTGCTAGCCCCTCCTGCCAGCAG AGTGTGAGCAGCACCTCTGCAGCAGGACCGGCTGGGGACCAAAGTGAGCTGGTCACCAGGATCGCGACCCTAGAGGCAGAGAATCAAAACCTTCGTTGTG TGGTTACAGACCTTCAGCTTGCCATCTCCAGACTTGAGAACCGCCTGAGTCTTCTGGAAAAATCATCTACCTCTCATCACCCTTCACCGCCACCACCAACACAG CATGTCACTCCCATGAAGAAGGTGGAGCCGCTGACCCATTTATCAAGGAAAGTTGAGTTGCCTTCTGCTTCGTCTACAAGGAAAGCAGAGTCCTCTGCGGCGGCGGCTGCAGAGGAGGACGATGACGACATCGACCTGTTTGGTAGTGACGAAGAGGAGGAAGACCAGGAAGCTGCCAGAGTTCGGGAAGAGCGGCTCAAGCAGTATGCAGAGAAGAAGTCCAAGAAACCTGGTCTGATTGCCAAGTCTTCCATCCTCTTGGACGTAAAGCCA TGGGACGATGAGACGGACATGGCCAAGATGGAGGAATGTGTCAGATCTGTTCAGATGGACGGTCTGGTTTGGGGAGCCTCCAAACTGGTCCCAGTGGGTTATGGCATCAATAAACTCCAGATCCAGTGTGTGGTGGAAGATGACAAAGTTGGGACAGATATACTGGAGGAGGAGATCACCAAGTTTGAAGATTAC GTGCAGAGTGTTGACATAGCTGCTTTCAACAAGATCTAA
- the EEF1D gene encoding elongation factor 1-delta isoform X3, giving the protein MRTRKLLYPAEKVWVDKHKYDEAERLHYEREATLAASTAGACQEVVAVNGFCHEEDPVEEEVKGNLWRAGSRKKQKKRKCSPKRKPLDPKVDFVLAGLLADRVWFDKPLFDRAETAYRKKLAEMLLQEASEGLPAAEQSALVPWSEAEVFQGDTRPQRNLAALHCAHGSMMACHHIIQDVWVNKFNFDDAEKLFVEKSQLVALPQTLDLSSTPLHSSSGLTPDEGYVTALPTPSTPAQPTDIIVDTGASPNLPDASIQPVNGKPQVSSLQALVSEVWLEKPIYDDAERCFYTNMFDGHPPGKVRLQECGRPESSKRSRKDKKGRGTGKQAAAGKRGNSNISATAPPDSALSPATWYFMHKDSESAWLSKPTYDSAEAQYYISKASKLASKQESAGLPETMLAKPSQPAALASSAPESHAKNMATSFLMHEKIWFDKFKYDDAEKRYYEQKNGPAASPSCQQLKTVLQNPHEAPPARRKKQSGRATSVSSTSAAGPAGDQSELVTRIATLEAENQNLRCVVTDLQLAISRLENRLSLLEKSSTSHHPSPPPPTQHVTPMKKVEPLTHLSRKVELPSASSTRKAESSAAAAAEEDDDDIDLFGSDEEEEDQEAARVREERLKQYAEKKSKKPGLIAKSSILLDVKPWDDETDMAKMEECVRSVQMDGLVWGASKLVPVGYGINKLQIQCVVEDDKVGTDILEEEITKFEDYVQSVDIAAFNKI; this is encoded by the exons ATGAGGAcaaggaagctgctttatccaGCAGAAAAAGTCTGGGTGGACAAGCACAAGTATGACGAGGCAGAGAGGCTCCACTATGAGCGGGAAGCAACCTTAGCAGCTTCCACTGCCGGGGCCTGTCAAGAGGTGGTGGCGGTGAACGGCTTCTGCCACGAGGAGGACCCTGTGGAGGAAGAGGTGAAGGGAAACCTGTGGAGGGCaggaagcaggaagaagcaaaagaaaaggaagtgcTCCCCCAAACGCAAGCCTCTGGACCCCAAAGTGGACTTTGTCCTGGCCGGGTTACTGGCTGACCGTGTCTGGTTTGACAAACCTCTCTTTGACCGGGCGGAAACAGCTTACAGGAAGAAGCTTGCCGAAATGTTGTTGCAGGAGGCATCTGAGGGGCTCCCGGCCGCTGAGCAGTCTGCGCTGGTGCCCTGGTCAGAGGCAGAGGTCTTCCAAGGTGATACGAGGCCACAGAGAAACCTGGCTGCCTTGCACTGTGCCCATGGCAGCATGATGGCCTGCCACCACATCATCCAGGATGTTTGGGTCAACAAGTTCAACTTTGATGATGCTGAGAAGCTGTTTGTCGAAAAATCCCAGTTGGTGGCTCTACCACAGACCCTGGACCTCTCATCCACGCCGTTGCACAGCAGTAGTGGACTAACACCAGATGAAGGCTATGTGACTGCACTGCCTACTCCTTCAACACCAGCCCAGCCTACGGATATCATTGTGGACACCGGTGCGTCCCCAAATCTGCCTGACGCTTCGATCCAGCCGGTGAACGGCAAGCCTCAGGTGTCGAGTTTGCAGGCGCTGGTCTCGGAGGTGTGGCTGGAAAAGCCTATCTACGATGACGCAGAGAGGTGCTTTTACACAAACATGTTTGACGGGCACCCTCCGGGGAAGGTGAGGTTGCAGGAGTGTGGGCGCCCAGAGTCTTCCAAGAGGAGCCGGAAGGACAAAAAGGGCCGCGgcacagggaagcaggcagcagcaggcaaGAGGGGGAACAGCAACATCTCTGCGACGGCACCTCCAGATTCTGCACTCTCACCAGCCACCTGGTATTTCATGCACAAAGACAGCGAGTCTGCGTGGCTCAGCAAGCCCACCTACGACAGTGCTGAGGCGCAGTACTACATCTCCAAAGCCTCAAAGCTGGCAAGCAAGCAGGAGAGCGCCGGATTGCCCGAAACGATGTTAGCAAAGCCATCGCAGCCAGCCGCTCTCGCTTCAAGCGCACCAGAGTCTCATGCTAA AAACATGGCCACCAGCTTCCTCATGCATGAAAAGATCTGGTTTGACAAGTTCAAATATGATGATGCTGAGAAGAGATACTATGAACAGAAGAACGGTCCAGCTGCTAGCCCCTCCTGCCAGCAG CTCAAGACAGTTTTGCAAAACCCCCACGAAGCCCCTCCAGCACGTCGCAAGAAGCAGTCGGGTCGTGCGACT AGTGTGAGCAGCACCTCTGCAGCAGGACCGGCTGGGGACCAAAGTGAGCTGGTCACCAGGATCGCGACCCTAGAGGCAGAGAATCAAAACCTTCGTTGTG TGGTTACAGACCTTCAGCTTGCCATCTCCAGACTTGAGAACCGCCTGAGTCTTCTGGAAAAATCATCTACCTCTCATCACCCTTCACCGCCACCACCAACACAG CATGTCACTCCCATGAAGAAGGTGGAGCCGCTGACCCATTTATCAAGGAAAGTTGAGTTGCCTTCTGCTTCGTCTACAAGGAAAGCAGAGTCCTCTGCGGCGGCGGCTGCAGAGGAGGACGATGACGACATCGACCTGTTTGGTAGTGACGAAGAGGAGGAAGACCAGGAAGCTGCCAGAGTTCGGGAAGAGCGGCTCAAGCAGTATGCAGAGAAGAAGTCCAAGAAACCTGGTCTGATTGCCAAGTCTTCCATCCTCTTGGACGTAAAGCCA TGGGACGATGAGACGGACATGGCCAAGATGGAGGAATGTGTCAGATCTGTTCAGATGGACGGTCTGGTTTGGGGAGCCTCCAAACTGGTCCCAGTGGGTTATGGCATCAATAAACTCCAGATCCAGTGTGTGGTGGAAGATGACAAAGTTGGGACAGATATACTGGAGGAGGAGATCACCAAGTTTGAAGATTAC GTGCAGAGTGTTGACATAGCTGCTTTCAACAAGATCTAA